GCTTTCCATCAAGgagtacgtgatgagaagatgctcgagaaactggcaacgcacgaggtggaaagcgtcaccacGCTTTTCTTCCTAGCCGACAAGTGTGCCaaggccgctgagggccgcgcatggcactcagccccccaagatggAGTCGccgaggctggtggctccagagctaccgtccagggcggtggcaagaaaaagaagaacaagaaccgcggTCGCGGGGGGCCCAGGCTGGAGCCCCAGTTagctgcagcagcggcagctggGGTTCAGAATGCGAACGGcaagcgcccgcgcccgcaggGTGGCAATGGTggttcatgcccagttcatcccaccgctcgccacagcgccgctgactgccgtgaGATCCAGAAAGttgcgaagcgggtcagtgggcggcgtgagcaggcctccaaggacggctcaccccctcctcgccagtggcctggcaaggagaaagcctccgacagtgAGGCCGCTGCCGTGGAGAAGGGGTTGGGGTATCAATCCCCTGCTCGAGAACTAAAAGGCGTCTACAGCCATGGCGACAccgactctggcgaggacgagcgacgcaagaagctgtacgtgatgtacggcggaagctcgGAACTCTGTCTCCCGGAGAGATGTCAaaacccttcgccgagaggtcctctcGGTGGgctcgggggccactgtcggtaccccgaGACCGGGGTACCCCCTCCTACTGCGTCTGGGcaaggactcgcgtagttatcctaAACTACGCGCTGAAGAGcagagcagccggacccctgcggtccagAGTCCACCTCGCCGGGCCAGCAGCCCCGGACCTGCTCTCTGCTCGggggagggtccggtgacgccacgtgtcccagagaagGCAGCGCCCGGCGCAGATAGCCGGGGGTCCCCGGACCCCCcatgccatccggaccccccggcACGCGGGGAACCAGCATTTCACccaggaggggtccggagccgccacgtgtccgcgggcgcgggcacgagtcttccgccggaagactcgcccacccaccgcatttaatgcgggagGCTGAGACGTGCTCTGTCGCTGCAGAGCACGGGGCAGCCTTTACCAGACTCCACTATtggtcgcgtattaccaaggtgcacagtgcagccgcaggcACCGCGCGCGCGGTGCACGttagtctgccgcattaaatggatgcgACGGCACGGCCCtttccatcataccgcctacgccgcaagctacgcggcaTGAACAGTATGAGTGGCGCAGCCTACCCGGCTAACTGCAAGCGCCGCACCAACATGACAGGGCAAGACCACGCCGGTCGGAGGGTCTGCGCCGGTCAATACATCCATGCGGACGAGGCAGCGAAATCCCGGAATAAGATCTTCCCCAGGCGTAGCACCATAATAGCGCTAGGCGTTATGTTATTTAAATACatccacgttgggcccacctgtcggggtcccaatGGCTATGTACGTGCCTCCCTTTGACTATGAAAGGGGAGCACACGCTAGTCACAGGATAGGTGGACTCAGactctctccctcacactcTCAGCTCCCCAGCTAGAACCACTCTCGAGCAATCTCTTGTGAgcacaggcaatacaacacacagtggatgtagggtattacgctccggagGCCCGAACCACTATAAACcttctgtgttcatcgtgttcttgcatctagatcggactaatcctagctaccccctgagttcATTCTCCCttagggcttaggcgggtgtaTTCTGCCACCCGGCTGGGTTTACCACCCGACAATCTCTTAAATTTTGGGCCATTGAAAGTATGCATGCATCAAATCTAGAAAGGGAAACTGTCGAAGTTCGAGGTTGGATCTTACCGTCCTAGTTGTGGAGACCGCATCATCTGGGACCCTATCAACCAAAGCCTTAGCAACTGCTCTTTGATACTGTGCACATGATGTAAATAAAGAATTATTGGTGTTAATAAAAGCAAAAATGCAGTAAATCCCAGGAAAGAGAAAGATAACATTCTGGTCATAtgatgtttttttcttttgctaaaCCAGGGCCATCAgttcatgcaagaaaattaATACTTGAAGGGGGCAAGTACCATCACAAAAAGTCATATAACTGGTCATTaaataaaaagggaaaaatTTGAAAACAAAGATGTAGCAAgtttaattcaaaatttcaaacctgTTTAATATTTTTACAATAAACGTGAAAAGAAAGTAGCTCCTTCAGAACGTatactatatataaaaaaaaaggcATATTCACAGCATATAGCAGAAACCTGAGTGTACTTCACAACATCCTTCTCAAATGTCTCATAAGTCTGAGCTTCCAAATTATCCATTAGAGGCTGCACCAAAAAAAGGGTCATGATCCATGAGAAAAACAGAGTGCAGACTCTGCAGAGTAACAGGGGTCAAAGGATTTATATTTTGGCTTGAAGGTTTTTTCTCAGATGTAAGGTTGTCACCAGAATAACCTGAATTTGCGAATTATGAAAAATCCATTCCACATTCCATAAAGATTTTTTGAGCAAGTTTGAATTTTTAAACATAAAGGTAGGACAGAGAGTATTATCTGCCATGACATATGAATGCTTTTAGCCTATTTGAAGGCTGTACCAGCGAGGGTGAGATCCTCAGTTTTCTCTCCCTTGAAGTAGTGACCAGCCTTCCATGGAAAGTAAATTTTGACAAAGCTGGCTGAGCATGGGTATTGACCATGGACATTCTCTACACGCGGGAGATGCCGGGATGGGGACTTGGTTTGCTTTATTATGGGggtattttataatttttaccCTTCTAAATAAGATCTTAAATATTTTTTGGGACCAAAAACACCTTGTTGCGATGAGAATagctgaattttgcaaaatttcagtgaaTTTCAATAACACTAAAATCCCTGCTGATGGTATTTGGAAGTAGTAGTAATAACCCAACCCATGAGCCAAGAAATATTAGTTTAAGTATATGAAATCAAGAGCAAATAAATCAGGAATTACCTGGAGAGGGGACTGCAAAAAATCCCTGTAATTGATCTGAATCAAGTAAAAAAAACAAAGGTTAATGAAATATACCAGTTAGACAGTTAAATAATGGGCCATGGCAAGTCTTGGCAGAACAGATACCTCAAAGCATTCCTGCTCAGGAAGTGGATCCATCCTCCGGTATAGGTATGCAGTGTAGTCCAGGTATGGACTTAATGCATGTCGAACAGGGGCATCTAAAGCAACAGTTCAGTTCAATGGTAAGGAAACAAGTTAGGCAATATCTTTGCTAAAAAATGAAAGCATATTTGCATTGAACCTTAGAAAATCAGGTGATTAACTCATACATAGGACAGTAGAATCATAGAGATGCTCACATTGTTATCATAATAAAGGATGAGAGAGCTTAgttttcaacatttgaagttaGGAACTCTGGTGTTTCTTCCCAGTGTTGACTTTAGTAATAAAACTACTTAAGTGTAGTGTGGCCAGTGAAATATTAGTATAAATGGTTACTTTGTCTATCGATAATCATGCGTGGTTAAAGCACACAACAGATGAATATGTTTTGAAGTATGCATGACTAACCTTCAGTGTGGTTCTCATCACCTAAGAGCACTCCTTCAGATACTGGGGGAACATTGTGATTTGATCTCCCAGAGAGTATTACCTAAATAAAACAAAAGGAACTCAATACTGATGTCTGCCACAGAATTCTCAAAAGTCCAACACGGCATATATAAGAAAAAAAGATAAGACAAAATAGAAGCATATACATAGGACTGTTAACTTGAAAGATATGAAAATAAAAAGACTGACTCAGTGTAAggtaaatgcataaaaattaacAAACCTGAATATAATGGTTAAAAAATCCAGTTAGCAGCTTCTGATGCCGCTTTGACAAACAAGGATACCCTCTTCCATTTGTTAGAAAAGCCTGTGATGCAAAATCAAAAGGTGATCAGAATATGCATTTTCATTTCGACAGCACAACAGCATGAATTTGTTAAATCAATAATTTGAATGATTACATTGGTTTGTAGAATAGCTGCCCTTACAGGCTCCCCAAACCACCGGCCTAATGAGTTTATTGATGGCAGTGTGCTCCTGATAAAAGAGTAGTGAATTTTTGTAATGAATGCCAAAGCTATGATATGATAGATTAAAAAATTAACTACTTACGGAAGTACTGGTAGAGGAAAGTATGACACTTACGAAATATCAAGTGCCACACATAGTTGGCTACTATGATCACATAGCAGTCTGAATGAATTCCACAATTCCCATGAGTCTACCATTTCATTCTGCAATTAAAGAAAACAAATAAGTAGTGTCATGTGAAATTTTCATATCACTTACACAGTGTTCCAGGCAACTCTCAATGATAAAAAGAAATACCATATGGTTGTTATTCTTTACTTTATCAAGGTCATCATCCATTGGCTCCGACTTCTCCAAAGGTAGCCTAAGCCACAACTTGAGAAAGAAGAAACAGAAGAAATGTATTAGTAAGATATAAGCATATCTAGAACATAGATACAACTACCGGAaacaagttgaagatggagagcaaTACATGCATGTTGGTCAGGCCTTGCAAAATTTGATTCACAACTCTAGCATAATTGCCACAAGATCTTCTGGGGGCAGGAAGAACGCATGCCTGCAATGAAGTGTgccgaaattcaaattttcttccAAAGGAAAATGCTGCATGAGACAGTAAAGCTTACAATGTAATTGACAACCATCAAAAGTCTAAGATTCTGCATTGGAAGTACTGGAATGGAATTATCCTTATTTCTAGTGCTTGCAAGATGATTACAAACTGGGAAAATTAaccattgtaaaaaaaattaaaaaaaaacggaGGAGACTTATAATGATATATGGCGATCAGGGTTTCAAATCCCAGGGGCGACCCACAGATTACCGACTGGAACTGGGAGCAAATGATGGCAATGAGAATGTTCCACTTTAGGCTGTTTATAGGTGTTTTggaatatactccctccatccatttttggtcagtgctTAAGTCCTGGGCAGTGAGACCAAGGCGAGCTAAATATCCCCCACAATGCATTAATTCCACATCGCATTGTCACTTCGGACTAACACCCACATGCCACCATGGAATGCTTCTGGCCAATGATGATAGAGACCGCGGGGGGCATTACTACAGGATGATGGGAGCACTACGGTTGCGACAAAATTGCTACAAAGAGTCACACACATCCACCCCGAGATAAAACCGGCACTCATCGCTAATACGACAATAAAAATTGGATTTTTCTTCCGTTTGCTTATGCGCTCATCAAAGTTGTTAAAAGTATGAAAGCTGTATGAAATGTGACCGGACCAGCAGCCAGTTACTGGTTCCCGGCAAAGtttggagatttttttttctttacaatGGGTTTGACTTCTGAAATCCTGAAGCCAATGCATTACCCGATAAATTCTTCAACATCATCGGGTTAATTAAAACCTGCTGGTGTTTGAGGCGCCCTCCGCACTTCCCGTGCCGCGTGGCATGCGAAGACGCGTCGCCCGCTAGCCTGGGATGGTCTCCCACAATCCCACTCCACCTCTATGCCCTGCGTGTTGGCAGCACTAAACATTTTTTTCCCACCTTGAACTTTCAATCAACATTATCTCCAAAATATGGTATCCGATTTATAAACGGGTTGCACTACCATATTTCTGGTAGTTAATCCTTCAATTCAAGACCCATATTGATTATGTTTTgatgataaaaaaataataataccttggacccacatgtcatactCATTTTTACCATTGTCCAACCTTTGGCTTGGTCACGAACCAAATGGCAATGTTTCAGCTCTGATTTGGCACTGCCCATGTTTGGCTATGACCGAAATTTGGTTTGAACTACTAGAGTCTTAATTCTTAAATCAAACATGCTTTGGGGCTGTGCAAAACATGACCCTGCAGCTATTAAGGAGAGCAGATGTATATCAAGATAGGCGCTCAAATGCCCCTCCTCAGATTCGTCTGTCCCGAGATGGATTAGTAACTGTCTACCCAATTGCTATTACTAATTCATTACAACATAAGGTTATTAGTAATTATTTTGATCTCTTATTGACACTATTTTGTATTCCCTTGAGACTGATGAGTACTGCAAAAGGATACGTATGACCAGCGAAGGGACATGCTCATGCCTCCTTTAGTTTCAGTGATAAAGAACCTAACCAGTCTTGTTGCCTATATATGAAATTGtataaggatcaccggggtgtccaaccctagagggggaggggtgaatagggtcgctaatccgCTTTCTAActtagggctcaaactacttgcataagataaacctaacatgtcTTACACATGCTAGGGTTTCGGGTTCGTTAAAGGCTGCTGGCTCCTCCACGCACAGCCGCGTTTCCCACACTATTTGACCCCTTCCCACATCGCCACGTCAACTCGGGAGCCCTCAGCGCACGCAGCCAATGGGGGTGGCGCACAGGTGAAGCTCGGCCCCCTGCCCCCCATAATGGCCCCATCTACTTGTGTGGGCCCTACGGGCCATATCTTCTCAATTCTCTCTCACCTTTTCTAAACACCCCCCTCCCCCATGATGGCCCCATCCACTTGTGTGGGCCCTACGGGCCATATCTTCTCAATTCTCTCTCACCTTTTCTAAACATTAACTGTTTGTTTCATATGCCAGACATAGGTTTAAATACATCATCAAGGTCGTATAGGGAATACGATTAATAAGAGTTTAGTCTTAGAAAAATATAATGCTAGAatagaaaattttagaaaattattTTAATACTAATTTCAACGCTAGGCGACATCGACCGTTATATTTTTGCATATAGCATAGACTGCTATATATAGCCACTCATGCTTTGATGAATGATTTGTAGAATGCACACAAAATTATTTGTGAATGCAATCATTTTTAGAGGTAGGTCAGTAGGTGTCTATAGTGATTAATTAAGCATCTGGGCTTACTCGTGAATGTAATTGTCTTAGGATACCATTTTATATATACACTGAGATGCCTAATTATGCAATCTTTCTACTGCAAAAATACCTTTTACAGTGATCTATTATCTGCTAGTACGAATGCCTTTAACAATAAGATGTCTGATTATGCAATCTTTTTGCCACATAAATGGATGTATCAAATTTCAAGCAGCATACCACCAACTGCAAAAATTTTGCCTTCCAATTTCTTTCCCTTCATTTTAGGGGCTCAAATTATAACCTGTTAGCACGTTCATCACCATCTCTGTTAGCAGTTATCTTTTCACAGTTTCAGAAGAAGGTTCTTTTTAGGATCTGCTACGAGAGAGATGCATAGTCTTACTTCCCTGCGGACAAATGCTTGGAATCATTTATCACGTGCTGACTTAAACTGAAAGTTTTCTCTGTATTAGGTCTTCTGCTAAGAAGTGCAAGAAGTGTCCAATCTACTGTGTGCCAATTGAAGAGCACATTCCTGTATATGATGTTTAAACCTCACTAGCTGTGCTTACACCTCAATTTTTTATACATGTGTGTACTGTGAGCTAATTCTACCAAGGAGCTTGTGGGATAATTGAAACCAGATCTCTTTGATTGAACAAAATATCAAGATTTCACTAGCACTTCTAATTCTGTACTCGGCCACGTCTATATATATAATGTTATCATGATAGGGCGCGCAAAGCGAGCGGGATGTTCTAGTAATGATCAATGGCTGGTGTCAGACAAAGGGGTGAATGAATTATGAACAGTGCAATGAGAAACTGGACCTGCAGCGAGAGGTGAGATGCCCAAGCGATCTCCTGCTTCAGCGTGAGCTCGGAGTCCAACCGGAGCTGCTCGTCCTCCGCGTCCAAATCGATCCACTCGCTGATCTTCCCGACGACGTGGTTGCTCCACTGGGCCGGGCCGAGGACGAGGTCCGACGCCGACACGGGCAGCACGGCGCCGGGCGCGGGCCGGTAGTTGGGGTCGACCTGCAGCGCGGAGCAGAGCACGTCAGACTGAGCAGGGGAGTGGAGGAGAAGAAGGCGGCGGGTTGCAGCGGCAGCAGCTCGGTACCCACCAGCGGGGCGAGGATGAAGTCGAAGGAGGAGGCGAGGGAGTGATTGAGGACGGCGGGGAGGCCCTCGCCGGCGGGGAAGTCGAGCACCTCCACCCCGCAGTAGCGGGAATCGCTCTTGTCCCCTGCGCGCTGCCCCAGAGGCATCTCCGCCAAACCTGAGAGTATATGCGCTTCTCCGCGTCCGATACTGGTGtgccactcgccgccgccgccgccgccggggaaggaGGGGAGAGGCCCTGgtgcggctagggtttaggggttTGAGCGGCGGGAAGAGAGCAGGGGACGGCGTCTTGGCGCTTGGCGGCTGGCTCTGATTTCTCtcttatttttccttttttttcctttttgcagttGATTTGTGTTTCCTTTTCGCATATTGGCGTGTGGGACCCGCATTAGGTTAGCCTCTTTTTTTTGAACTCGCATTAGGTTAGCCTTGGCTCTACACTTACCGTTTCTCAAACGAAGGCCGTGatggcaaaaaaaattttggcaaacaacattacatcaaatatttggacacatgcatagagtactaaataaaatctatttacaaaattttttacatagatgggttgtaaatcacaaaatgaatctaatgagcctatttaatccatgatttacaataataatgctacagtaatcatctgctaattatgaattaatcatggattaattaggcttgttagattcgtctcacgatttataACCCATccattcaaaaaaatttaaaaatagacttcatttagtactccgaaataatAAGAttcattttcaaatttttttacgGATAAAGATACATTCAAAATCACATGCTCAAAATACTTTGTTTATAGGTTATTATTCTGCGATATCATAGAACGGATGTAGGAGTAATTTTGCAGTTGATGTACTGCATCTTGCTATGTTCTATGACATGTTTTATGTAAAAAAGAGACTTTTTGTGATGTTATAGCCCATTATTATTACTGCAAAAGTAAGCTACACTAATAATGAGACACGGTGTTATATTTGTAGGCTTCCGCCTTTTCATCGTTTTGTTTCTCATATGGCAGCTAGggatcaattttttttctcatgtTACTGCTGTGCAAACATTTGATACCATGTATTGCATCTCATCATGGTAGGTGTTTGGTTATTCATTACAAGACGTATTCGTTTTGTTGGGGCAAAACTTTGATGGttagggcgtgtttagttgGCGAAAAAGTTTAggttttggtattgtagcatatttttgttgttatttgacaattaatgtctaattatgaactaattagacttaaaagattcatcttgtaTGAAAACAAttatactgtgtaattaattattttttcaactccatttaatgctccatgcatatgtccaaaGATTGGATGTGACGGTactaaacatggccttattGCACCGGCATTATTTATGCAATATAAAAGTATATAATTTAATATAGTAATTATTAATAAATATGTTTCACCGAATTAAATTTAAAGATGTTGTATGTGATTATAATTAGCTTATGCCTTGCAATAAAAAGCTGACTAGTTTCTTTCTTATGCATTTATAAGTTGTATAGGCAGACAAACTGAACCTTTACCTTTTTATGTCCACTCATTAAAAGAATTAAGTTTAACTTAGTACTAGGATTTATTTAAAGCTGGATACAATAGAAATCTGGGATCCGAGACTCATCGAATAAAATCTAGTTCAAGCATATCGTCACAAAATTCCATACCGTGGTTCAGCTTGCTAGATGAACAAAATTCTCTCTGGGAGGCAATCAGTGTTTTTTTCTGCCTAGTTTTATCTTTCAATACAATATGAGATCAGCATAGGCAATCAATGAACATCCTTCTTAAAAAATTCCTATACTAGGAGTTTAGCACCAAGCTATATCCCCATATCCTCTTTGAAATCTGTAGTTGAGTGTGCTAAACCACACTAGAGATCAAATCGTGGGAACACCAACAACACCCTCAACACCAACAACACCGCTATCAAGTATAGATGAAAACCAAATTAAAATCAAACAAAAGACCCAGTTGGTTCACTTATTGTCTAAACAATTATTTTTAAACCGTAAAAACACCTTTGAGTTTAAAGGGGAGAACATAgcctatctatatctatatatcctatatagatagcacccactaactatttctctcttcatgcaaggtgtccacatcattctccACTAAGTGTCCCACTAAATTTTAACTAccttattaattataaaaaatattcattCTTATATAGATAGCACCCActaactatttctctcttcatgcaaggtatccacatcattctccactaagtgtcccactaaatttcaactaccttattaattataaaaaatattcatgtcatctctacaatatgcaatacttttagtctttaattaactaaaataaaatcatatacatatgttattttttcatcacctattcttctataatgtgatcaaatattatattggtgtttcttctttTAGCTTATCGATTTTTACGAGATTCAATAAATAAGAAAATATCCATATGAtctctactatgtgcaatacttttaatctttaatctatttacataaagtcatatacatactctatttttgcaatacttttaatctttaatctattaaggTAAAGactcatatacatactctatttctttgagcacctattcttttataatgtgatcaaatattctattgacgttagtttatcgatttctaccagattttgataaaaaataacatgcaagtaaaattcatatcaaCTATATAACCTATATAGATGACACCTACTAaagtcattaactctatttctcttaACATGCAAGTTATTCGCATCATATAGGAATCCATTATATCAAATGCCACATCAACGTCCACTAGGACCATCTATTTATGTTTTCCATCGATTTTTTATGAATGTTGTCATGCAATCATCTTAAtttttctactttcaaatttcacgttaaatttaagaaatcccgcagcaacgcgcggggtatcACCTAATTTATACAAGGCTTGGCCCCTCCAAAGAGCCCTCGTGTGCCCCAACCTACCGGTAAGTAGGAACCTAACAAATTCTTAGATCTTTCTTTAAAAAACGAATTCTTAGACCTATTTGACAGGATTTATAGTATTTCAATTTGCAGGTTTCCAATTACTAGCTCCAATCAATCATGCACCTCGGCTCGGCATGGCTCCTGAACATCTCGGTCCATGCTGCTGACATGGTGCCAACGAGGCGACGTACCTGACATTTTAACGGGTTACTGTCACTGTCCACGCTCTGCTGTCCTCACTCCTCACCAGTTTGTTCCCTTTGGTTTGCTGACAGTTTATCGAGTGTTGGTTTATTTTAAGGTAAAGACTCTATACCAGCCGGTTGTTTTTTTTCCAACGGAACGGCCGATTGGATCCACCGCCCATCGGCCATCCAACGAGCGCGCGCTGCCGCGCGCCGTGATCCCCCCGACAGACTGGTCCCACGTCCACCAAACGACCGCCACCCGGTCCCACCTTCCAGAACTCAGAGGGCATTTTTATTCAAAACATTTGGTCGCGCGCCATTTCATTTCCTCCCTCATACTCTCTCTCTAGGGTTAGCGCTCTCTCTATCTCCCCCGCTCTCACATCCACCCAGAGATTTTGAGTGATTTTGGCCCCATCGCACCACCGGTGAGGGGGAGGCCAGCGATTGAATCATCGGGGGATCGCACCCAGGTGAGCATTTCATCCAGCGCGCTCGCATCTCTCGATCCCCACGATTTTGACCAAGTTTtcctcattttttttttgcccttttTGTTCATCGAAGTCATCGATACCGAGCACCTGAAATCTAGAACTGTAGGAGGTGTGTTGGAATTGCAGATTCTAGGTAGGTAAGCATACCCTCTAGTACCAGCATCTCTCTCTACAAACTCGTCTATGATTTTGTTGGTTTTGGGGGGTGAGGGGGGATTTTCCCCTGCAGCAGCATCTCACAGGCTTGGAATCCGTGGTGCAGGACCAGGTTAGCTCCCCCCACTTCTCTCCCCCCACATCCTGTTCCACCTATTTCTCCCCCCTTTTTTTCATCCATCTCTGATCCCCCGCATGGTTTTGGTTTTGAAAAGGGAAACATCTCTGCAGGGTATTTGCTTCATGCGCAGGTCTGCATGTGTCAAAAGGCGTAGGAGCAGCAATCAGGTACGTGATCTCTTCTACTTTCTGTGCCTCATCCCATCAGATTCACACAGACCTCACCTCCACGAAGCACATGCTCATGtggttgtttcttattttttttaggTTGGAAGGATCTCTGTTACTGGCTTTTTCCTCAGCCCCTCAAATACACTGGAAGGATATCTGATATTTTTTAAGTTCACAATAAGTGAGTAGAACTGTCCCTTCCTTTTAATGCTTGTACTGCTACATTTTTTTAGTACTAGAGATTCTGTATGTTCAGTGCATTTGTCAGTGTGTTTGGCTTATATTCTGGTAGTGGTTTTGTTTGGGATGTGTAGAGAGGTAGGGGCTATTAAGATAGTTTTTTGGGTTTTTGTTACGGTCCAGACATGCAAATTGGATGTTATTTCTGCTATGCTCAACAGATGAAAAATAGACAGTAGCATACCCAGGGCAACTGAATAATGCAAATCAGTTTTCTTATTTAATTATGCATAGTATGCAAATCAGTAGCATACCCAAGACATTATCTGACCCCTGAAATCTTATTTTCTTTGCATTTCCAGCATCCAACTCTGAACATTTGCAATCATAAATTACAATGCCTGGAGCACAGAAGAAGCAGCAAGGCCGGGGGGCAGCATCCCAAGATGTGTGCCACATATCTGCTTCACACTGTCATTTTTTTACTAATATGTCATGCTTCACATTTTTGTTTAGGCAATAATACTATCCTGATCTAGACAAATTCATTCATTAGATTAGTCAACTTCTTAGTTAAATATTGCTACATTAAATGTTTTTCAGATGTAATAATATTATTGATGACTAGGCAAATTTATTCATCGGAGTAGGTAACTTTTCATTCATATATTGCTACACTAATAATGTTTGGTAATGTTTTTAGACGTATGCAATAATACTTTTCTGATCTAGGCAATAATACTTCTAATGTAGGCAAATTCACCCACCAGATTAGGCAACTTTCTCATTTTTTTCCAAATGTTTTTCATTTAAATGTGTGCAGTCTCGAAGAAACAGGGCATTCCCTGCTAGACTCATCAAGTTATATGAAGAGTTGACTGGACCTCAGCGCAAGATGATTCGTGACATCGATTTTGATGGGCTGCTGCAGATTCAGTGTTCCACAATTCCAGCAAGATTCACCAATTGGCTGTTCACTGCGCCGCAAACTTGCATCACATAAGGGCGCCTGAGTACAGTAGGAAGGATTTGCAATGCTTTCATCTAGAAAATCATAATCAAATTCTGGGGGGAACTCATTCAAATCCATGGTGCCtgaaaataaattttttatgAATAAATGGACAACCAGCAAGCAAAAATGTGATTATAGAAAGGCATAGTAGACAATTTTGTCAAGCAATTTTCTATCACAAAGCTAACAATTGTTCAACATCTTTTTTTTGCAGCATACAACAAGGTGCAACTGAGAAGTGCAAATGGATGGTCGGTGATTAT
This window of the Panicum virgatum strain AP13 chromosome 1K, P.virgatum_v5, whole genome shotgun sequence genome carries:
- the LOC120645102 gene encoding protein arginine N-methyltransferase 5-like isoform X2, encoding MPLGQRAGDKSDSRYCGVEVLDFPAGEGLPAVLNHSLASSFDFILAPLVDPNYRPAPGAVLPVSASDLVLGPAQWSNHVVGKISEWIDLDAEDEQLRLDSELTLKQEIAWASHLSLQACVLPAPRRSCGNYARVVNQILQGLTNMHLWLRLPLEKSEPMDDDLDKNEMVDSWELWNSFRLLCDHSSQLCVALDISSTLPSINSLGRWFGEPVRAAILQTNAFLTNGRGYPCLSKRHQKLLTGFFNHYIQVILSGRSNHNVPPVSEGVLLGDENHTEDAPVRHALSPYLDYTAYLYRRMDPLPEQECFEINYRDFLQSPLQPLMDNLEAQTYETFEKDVVKYTQYQRAVAKALVDRVPDDAVSTTRTVLMVVGAGRGPLVRVSLQAAEQTGRKLKVYAVEKNPNAVITLHSLIKLEGWESLVTVISSDMRCWDAPEKADILVSELLGSFGDNELSPECLDGAQRFLKPDGISIPSSYWTFSYTYLSLIPDVQNIFDIIDCLLMVLCRYTSFIQPITASKLHNDIKAHKDIAHFETAYVVKLHRIATLTPPQQVFTFTHPNFSPNASNQRYTKLQFEMPPDMGSCLVHGFAGYFDSVLYKDVHLGIEPNTATPNMFSWFPIFFPLRKPIYVPDRSPIEVHFWRCCAPTKVWYEWAVTTPTPSPIHNSSGRSYWVGL
- the LOC120645102 gene encoding protein arginine N-methyltransferase 5-like isoform X1; amino-acid sequence: MPLGQRAGDKSDSRYCGVEVLDFPAGEGLPAVLNHSLASSFDFILAPLVDPNYRPAPGAVLPVSASDLVLGPAQWSNHVVGKISEWIDLDAEDEQLRLDSELTLKQEIAWASHLSLQACVLPAPRRSCGNYARVVNQILQGLTNMHLWLRLPLEKSEPMDDDLDKVKNNNHMNEMVDSWELWNSFRLLCDHSSQLCVALDISSTLPSINSLGRWFGEPVRAAILQTNAFLTNGRGYPCLSKRHQKLLTGFFNHYIQVILSGRSNHNVPPVSEGVLLGDENHTEDAPVRHALSPYLDYTAYLYRRMDPLPEQECFEINYRDFLQSPLQPLMDNLEAQTYETFEKDVVKYTQYQRAVAKALVDRVPDDAVSTTRTVLMVVGAGRGPLVRVSLQAAEQTGRKLKVYAVEKNPNAVITLHSLIKLEGWESLVTVISSDMRCWDAPEKADILVSELLGSFGDNELSPECLDGAQRFLKPDGISIPSSYWTFSYTYLSLIPDVQNIFDIIDCLLMVLCRYTSFIQPITASKLHNDIKAHKDIAHFETAYVVKLHRIATLTPPQQVFTFTHPNFSPNASNQRYTKLQFEMPPDMGSCLVHGFAGYFDSVLYKDVHLGIEPNTATPNMFSWFPIFFPLRKPIYVPDRSPIEVHFWRCCAPTKVWYEWAVTTPTPSPIHNSSGRSYWVGL
- the LOC120645102 gene encoding protein arginine N-methyltransferase 5-like isoform X4, with product MPLGQRAGDKSDSRYCGVEVLDFPAGEGLPAVLNHSLASSFDFILAPLVDPNYRPAPGAVLPVSASDLVLGPAQWSNHVVGKISEWIDLDAEDEQLRLDSELTLKQEIAWASHLSLQACVLPAPRRSCGNYARVVNQILQGLTNMHLWLRLPLEKSEPMDDDLDKNEMVDSWELWNSFRLLCDHSSQLCVALDISSTLPSINSLGRWFGEPVRAAILQTNAFLTNGRGYPCLSKRHQKLLTGFFNHYIQVILSGRSNHNVPPVSEGVLLGDENHTEDAPVRHALSPYLDYTAYLYRRMDPLPEQECFEINYRDFLQSPLQPLMDNLEAQTYETFEKDVVKYTQYQRAVAKALVDRVPDDAVSTTRTVLMVVGAGRGPLVRVSLQAAEQTGRKLKVYAVEKNPNAVITLHSLIKLEGWESLVTVISSDMRCWDAPEKADILVSELLGSFGDNELSPECLDGAQRFLKPDGISIPSSYTSFIQPITASKLHNDIKAHKDIAHFETAYVVKLHRIATLTPPQQVFTFTHPNFSPNASNQRYTKLQFEMPPDMGSCLVHGFAGYFDSVLYKDVHLGIEPNTATPNMFSWFPIFFPLRKPIYVPDRSPIEVHFWRCCAPTKVWYEWAVTTPTPSPIHNSSGRSYWVGL